The Staphylococcus sp. 17KM0847 DNA segment TTGAATCTCCTAACGGCTCTAGTGCTTGATATAAGCGCTGGAATCGACGCTCTGTATTCGTAAATGTACCGTCTTTTTCAAGCGATGGAGAAGCCGGTAAAATAACATCTGCATATTCTGCTGTAAAAGTCAAAAATTCATCTTGTACGACTAGGAAGTCTACCTTCTCCAATGCAGCCTGAACATAGTTGATATTCGAATCTACAATCCCTGTATCCTCACCTAAAATAAACATACTATGTACATCGCCAGCATGAATATGATCCATCATTTGATGATTATCATAGCCCGGTTCTTTCGGTAATTGAACGCCCCAAGCTTCTTCAAACCAGCCACGCGCCTCATCATCAGTCACATTCAAATAGCCTGGTAATTTGTCCGGCATACTGCCAAAGTCTGAACAGCCCTGCACATTGTTATGACCGCGTAATGGGTATGAACCAGCACCTGGCTTCATATAGTTTCCAGTCACTAATAACAAGTTTGAGATTGCCGTACTTGTGTCAGAGCCTGTTTCCTGTTGTGTAACACCCATTGCCCAACAAATAGATACGGAGTCGACACTTACGATTTCATGCGCTAACTGAACCAGACGTTTTTGAGAGATGCCCGTTGTTTCTTCAGCAAATGCCATTGTATAAGGTTTGAGTGATTGATAATATTCATCGAAGTGATCAACCCACTGCTCAATGAATGCTTGATCATGCAAATTGTTATCAATAATGTATTTCGTCACAGCAGATAACCATACTAAATCTGTACCTGGATTAGGCTGATAAAATTCATCTGCGCGCTGTGCCATCTCATGTTTACGAATATCGAAAACATGTAGCTTTTGACCGAATAATTTATGAGAGCGTTTAATACGAGAAGCAATAACTGGATGCGCCTCTGCAGTATTCGTTCCAATTGTAATGACCATTCCTGCTCTGCCAATATCATCGATTGAGCCAGAGTCACCACCATGACCAACTGTACGGAATAGTCCTTTTGTTGCTGGTGCTTGACAATATCGTGAACAGTTATCGATATTATTCGTTCCAATAACTTGACGCGCTAGTTTTTGCATAAGATATGACTCTTCGTTCGTCGCTTTTGATGATGAGATAAAAGTGAGTGCTTTTGGGCCATGCTGATCCTTAATCTCTTGCATACGCTGTGCAACGTATGGAATCGCTTCTTCCCATTCGACTTCTTCAAATTGACCGTTACGACGAATCAATGGTTTGGTTAGACGCTCCTCAGAGTTCACATAATCCCAACCGAACTTTCCTTTAACACACGTTGAGATTTTGTTAGCAGGCGAATCATGTGAAGGTTGTACTTTTAAAATTTCACGATCTTTTGTCCATACTTCAAAACTACAACCCACTCCGCAATATGTACATACTGTTTTTGTCTTTTTGATACGCTCTTCGCGCATTGCCGCTTCAGAATCAGAAATTGCAAACAATGGGCCATAGCCTGTCTCTGCTTTTTTCGTTAAATCAATCATTGAAGCAAGTGAACCCGGCTCTATATCTGTCATGTATCCAGCATTACCGACCATGTTGTTTTCCATCATTGCATTACATGGACAAACTGTTGAACATTGTCCGCAACCAACACATGAGGATTCATTGATTGATACATCATTATCCCAAATAACACGTGGCTGCTCACGCTCCCAATCAATGGTCAATGTTTCATTAACTTGAACATCTTGACACACTTCTACGCAACGCCCACATAAAATACATTGGTTTGGGTCATAGCGATAAAACGGTCCAAAATCCACTTCATATGGCTTAGGCTTATATTCATATGTCTGATGCTCTAATCCCCAACGATCCATCGTATTATGTATTTCACAATTACCATTATTGTAATCACACACTGTACAGTAAAGTTGATGCTTTTCTAAAATACGATCCAATGCTTCTTTTTGGCTTGCTTGTACTTTCTCACCTTGTGTATTGACAACCATTGGACGATCGATTATTGTTCCACACGCTCTTTCAATTTTACCGTCTATCTCAACTGCACATGTGTCACACGTTTCTATTGGTCCCAATGATTCATTGTAACAAATGGATGGAACAAACGTTTGTTGCGCTTTAATAAAAGCAAGCAGATTCGTTCCATGTTCTACAAGATATTCTTTGCCATCTAATGTTAAGACAAGATGCTCTTGCATAATATCCCCTCCTATTTTTATATGCCCAAGATGCCCCCACATCTTCAGTTAACTCTATTCTATACTTTTTAACGCTAAAAGTTAACTATTTGCCAAAATTTTTCAATTATATAAAATTAAGTGATTTCTGCCTGTTTTATATAAAAAAGACGATATAGTGAAACTTTAAAGGATTCAAAGGTTCACTATATCGCCTGGTTGCAAAATATATTTATAAAATAACTTGATCGACTTTATACGATTATGGATATACATCAGAATATCTAATATTTTATAATCCTAAATTATCTCTCAGTTGTTGTGTTATTTGTGCCTTACTATTGCTATCAGGTATGAAATAATAAAGTCCGTCATCTTGTATACCATCTGACCCTTCAAGTTGATGACGATTGACATTTTCATTTGCATCCGAATATTTGCTGCGAATTGTATTAAGCTCTGAAAGTGTCAAATCTGTTTGAACATTATCACCGAGTTGATTCATTAAACTATTAAAGTTAGTCAATGACGAAATACCTGTTAATTTATTCACTAATCCTTGAAGGACAAGTTGTTGACGTTCTTGACGTCCAAAGTCACCACCTGCACCATCCTCTTTACGGCTACGGATAAATGCCATTGCTGTTTCGCCATCTAAATGTTCCTTTTGTCCTTCATTGAACTGATGTCCTTGCGCAGTAAATGTCGCATTACTGACAACATCGATACCACCAACTGTATCTATCGTTTCTTGTAGACCATCCATATTCACAGTTGCATAATGATCCACAGGAACGTCCATTAATTTTTCAAGTGTCTTCACTGCCATATCTGCTCCACCATAAGCATACGCATGATTTATTTTTTCAGTTGTCCCTTGACCTACAATTTCTGCTTGTGTATCACGCGGGATACTGACAAGCTCTGTTGTTTTTTTATCAGGATTAACAGAAAGCAACATTATCGTATCACTTCGCTCTCCACCACCAGCACTTGTGCGTTGAGCATCAGAGTCAATACCAAACAAGGCAATAGTAAATGGTTCCCCTTTATTTAAGTTCACCTCACTAGAACGCAATTCAGAATGATTGCGGTCTAATGGATTGTGTATTGCGCCACCGACAGTGAAAAGTTTAAACCCTAAGTAACCTAAAGCGAGTATGGCGAGAATAAATAAAATTAAAATAATCCATATCATTGTTTTAATCACTGGGTTTTTTCTCTTTTTAGACCTTGTATAATTCAACTTTCTCACTCCGCTTCTCTCATATTTTTATATGTATTTCATCCATTTGATTATAACCGATACCCTTCATTTAACAATCAGTCCGTAGTCGCACACCTTATATTTGATATCCCCCTTTTTGTAAGAGTAATGCCAGTACCTCTTCATAACACCCCGGATTGCTAATAATAAATGGACCGCCTTGTATAAAGTCAATCGGTTCTCGATAAAAGTTTGTCATCTTCAATCCAAGTTCCTCAGCAAATAAAAACTGCGCACCAATATCCCAAGGTTTTGCATTTGTATGAATATGTGCACCAAACTGACCTGTAAATACTTTGGCAGAATCTAAACCACAAGCACCGATCAAACGATAAGCAAATGAATGATTAAGCAGGTCATGAATGGTTTCATCGTTCATAACTTTATTATTGAAAGAAATAATACTTTCATGGAGTGGATACGCTTGTGGTGGTGCTAATGATTGCTCATTAAGATATGCACCGTAACCTTTACGTGCCTTAAACAAATGTTGACGCGAATAATCATAAATATAAGATAACATCGGTTTTCCATTGTAAAATAATGCTAAAATAATACAAAAATCATCTTGCTGTTTCACAAGATTAACCGTTCCATCTATCGGATCTAATACCCAAGTTGCGCCTTCTCTCAAATGCGCTATTTCATGATGGCCTTCCTCACCATATAATTGATGATCTGGAAAAGTATTCATCAAAAATTGCTCAAAACTTTGTTCAATTGCCTTATCAATATTTGTTACGAGATCAAATCGATCAGTCTTAGTCGTTGTTTTCATATCTTTTAATAAAGCCGGAATCTTTTGTTTTTCATCATCCAACCACTTTATTACGGCTTCATCTATTTGATATAGCATTTCATCTGTCATCATCTTTCTCACCTCTTCACAATCTCCTCATCATTATAACCGAGTCCCTATATAGCGACAATATTCCATTTTGATCTTCAACACTTTATACAAGTCATGCAGCAAACTCATTAACAATGGAACAACAAATTCTTTTAATCATTAAAAGCTCACTCCATATGCAGATATATTTTCGAAACATTAATTATAAAAAGACTTCAAAAGTGTATTATTTACTAATAGTTTTTAGAGAAAACGCTTACATTCGTTTTTTATATATGGTATATTTTATTTAGCTACTAGGGGGATGGTACACAAACATATTTCAAATGAGGGGTAGCTATTTCGTCAATAGTAAAGTTTGAAACATGATATGTTGTACTTGTTCTATTACTAGATTGAACATCTTCAATATTTATTACTTACTTTCCTTTCTATCCGGATGGTGCTCTGAGCATCATCCGGTTCTTTAGGTTTAATTATTTCAAAAAAGAGCAGGAATACAAAACCATTTTGTCTATTATGATTTTATCCTACTCTTTTTATAAACAGTTAGATGATATCCAACATAAAAGATATAAAGTTATTCAATATATGAAGTCCAATTGTTACACCTAAATTGCGCCCACTCTTCAAATATAACCATACCATTGGAACTGCCAAGATAAAATAATCGACAAATTCAAAAGGAGAAGCTGCATCTGTAACATGTATACCTGCAAATAATATCGCTGATACAATTGCCATAATACGAAAGTTAAACTTTTTACCAAGCTCTCCAATTAAAAAATGACGAAAAACAATTTCTTCAACAACTGGTGCCAAAATAACAATCCATAAAAAGTTAAATGGTAACAATGCATTCCATCCTAATGATTGCTCGATATAGGCTTCATTTTGTGTTGTATCATATTGATATTGCTCTGGTAAAAATGTCATGAACTCTCCGTATATTTGCATTAACCCCATCGTAACAATATATGTACCAATAATCCATAGCCAGTAGCGTCTGACACCTTTTATACCTAACTGAAAACGTATAGGCATGGTCTTTGTATGTAGTAACCAAAAGCTAAAAATAACTATACAATAACTTCCAACACCCGCTAACACTTCTGTCGCTTCTAAAAGATCTAACTCCGCCAGCCATTGTGGTGTATAAACGTCTTGAATTACCAACACAACCATTGCTAAGATAAATTGACTTGCTAATAAAATAGGGATAAGTGATAAATCACGCCAAGCAATATCTTTCCATCTATAATTTGACAAATTCTTTCCTCCTTACTTGAATTTTACTGAATGTCTTATAACAGCCAAACATAGTATAAATAGCAAACTTAAGTGTTGAAGAAAAGACGCTTATTGTCGACAATTCAGTAAAAACTTTTATCAGTATACGTCTAAATCTGTCCTCTCATCACCATGCTTGATAACGATGCTACAAAAGTCATATACCTCAACACTACTATTATCTCAAATAACGAAAGGATAATCTCTATGAATCAAACTATTTTTCTTACTGTTACACAAGCCATTCAAAACTTACAAGACTTGCTAGTACACGTCGATCGATACGACCTTGTCCGTAAATCTGCCAAAGATAAGGGATTCCTACAACTTGCATCACTCAAATCGCAAGTATCAATATATTTTGATACTTTACCTTCTCCGGACAACCTTGATATACTCCCTTTCAAAAATTATGATGCTTATTATAACTGCCTTCAAAACTTGCATCAACACCCGTTAAGACACGTTGAATTTGGCAATCAACAACATGTTATTATGGGCTATAAAACAGTCATTCTACGCACTATGCATTATCTGCACACTTATAGTTTTTAAATCTACAAAAACACCTTGTCGTGATAGATGACAAGGTGCTTTAAACTTTATTTATATTAGAGCATCAAATCTTTTTTATCACGTTTATGATATCCACGCATAAAGAAGAATAATGCCATAAATCCTAAGAATAGGAAACCTATAATAACAGATACACGTGTTTCCCCATTGATTAACATACCGACTAATACAAGTACTAAAAAGCCAATTGTTAAATAATTCGTGAATGGTGCAAAAGGCATTTTAAACGGATGATTTTCAACTTTTTCAGGAAATTTTCTACGGAACTGAATATGACTAAATAAAATCATAAACCATGGAATCATCCCCGGTAAAATTGACGCACTATATACGTACACAAAAATACTTTCAGAACCTTGAATGAGCATTGGCAAAATCACATTTAAAATGACACCAATAAAAATACCAATAGACACTGCTAAAACTGTATAAAATGGAACACCATTACGCATCACTTTTGTAAATACTTTCGGTAATTGACCGTGTTGTGCAAGTGTAAAAATCATACGACTCGAACTAAAAATACCTGAGTTACAACCTGACATGGCCGCTGTAATAACGACAAAGTTAATTAAACCAGCTGCAATCGTAATACCTACTTTAGCAAACGTCGCAACGAATGGCGAACCTAAGTCGCTCAATTCGTTCCACGGATATACCGTAACGATAACAAAAATTGCACCGATATAGAAAATTAAAATACGCCAAATGACACCATTAACTGCCTTTTTAATATTTTTTTGAGGATCTTTTGTTTCACCTGCTGTAATACCGATAAGCTCTACACCTTGATACGAACCGATAACAATAGATAAAGCAAAGAAAAAGCCTAACCAACCGTTTGGTAAGAAACCACCATGTTCTGTCAAGTTACTCAAGCCGATCGGTTCTCCTCCGTTCCCTAATCCGAAGAAGATTAACCCGAAACCAGCGACAATCATTAAAATAATCGTAACAATCTTAATCATCGCAAACCAAAATTCGAATTCACCAAACGCTTTAACAGATACTGCATTCGCTACTGTTAAAATCACAATAACAATAATACCGGGAATCCATGTCGGTAGCTCTGGCCACCAAAACTTCATATATTCTCCAACTGCAATCACTTCCGACATTCCGACAACAATCCATTGGAAAATATTTGCCCATGCTGTTACATATCCTGCTACTGGATGTAAGTAATCTGTTGCATAATTGGCAAACGAACCAGTTGTTGGATACAGGTACACCATTTCTCCCATTGCACGCATAACGAGAAATAAGAAAAGACCTGCCAATAAATATGCGAAAATAACAGATGGTCCGGTCCATGCAATTGTACTTGATGCCCCCATAAATAGACCTACACCAATTGTTCCCCCAAGTGCAATCATTTGAATTTGACGAGAGCTTAACCCTCTGTGTAATTGATTATCTTCCATGACAATCTACCATCTCCTTGACAACCCCTAATTTAAAAAGTATGTAAACCTTTTCTGAAATTATTATACTATATTTTTCTCATCATAAAAGAAAAAATTAATAGGAATATCCCTACATTTATTTTATACTTCCCCTCTTATTATCTTAGAATGGTGTATTTTATCGTTTTATGTCTTTTTATTTTGCTTAAATTAAATCATTAATCCCTACTATCATGCTTTCTCAACCTATGCTATATCTTTTTTATTATTTGTTTAATTTGGTGTGCTATTTCATCCAATACATTTACTATTCAGAATTTATGAATTTCTACATAAAAAATTCATTCATCCGCACATAATATCAAAATGTCATTGTTTCGACATAAAACTTTTTGTGAATACATTCACATTATCAAATTTACAAGTTATACTTGTTTTTATAAGAATTGAAAGGGTTATTTGACATGAATAATACAAATATTAAATGGGATACTATTTTTTACGGTCGTAAATGGGTATCTAATATTATTGAAACAATCCAAAAAAAAGATGTCTTACAGAGTTTCTATTTCAAGCGCTATTTAATGCGTGCGATGATGGCTGGCTTTATTATTAGCATTATTTCCGTTTTTGTACTTATGGTTAAAACGACTTTCGCACCAGATGTTCCACTCGGTGTTGTCAATATGGTAGGATCTGTAACATTCAGCTTTGCCCTCGTGTTAATACTTTTTACCAACTCCGAGTTGCTGACCAGTAACTTTATGTATTTTACTGTTGGTCTCTATTACCATTTGATTCCTCCTATACGTGTCCTTAATATTTTTCTTTTATGCTTCTTTGGTAATATTGCAGGTGCTTTTTTCTTTTTTGGCATTCTAAGATTTAGTGACGTCATGTCACCTGATATGATTGGTATGCTTGAACAGATGGTGCATACTAAAACAGTAACTTATACTTTCGGCAATATTTTAGTGCGCGCTATTTTTGCTAATTTCTTTATTAATATTGCACTTGTTATTGCCATGCAAATTGATGATGTACTCGCTAAAATGTTTGTCATGATGTTTGGTGTAACGATTTTTGCATTTATGGGTTTTGAACATGTTGTTTATAATGCCACGCTATTTGTTGGTCATCTCTACTATAATGTATCTGCACTTCACTTCGGAGGTGTCGTTAAAAATATAGTTGCTGCTTTTATCGGTAATTATATTGGTGGTGGCTTAATTATCGGCTTATTCTATGCGTACTTAAATGATCATGGGCAATTTAAAATCATTAAAAATTCAAAAAGAGCAAAACAATATAATCATAAAGCAGAAATGAAATCATAAAGTACTTTGTAATTATGATATAATGGCTGTAATTCTTTTGAAAATGGAGGCCATTATGGAACGTACTCAGCGTAATAAAGGACTTATTATCTCATTGCTACTCGGTATTCTCTTTTTTATTTTAAATTGGCTCTCACACACAGCACCATTAACAACTATTCTATTAAAATCTTTACTCGTTGCACTCGTTTTTGGTATGCTTTATTTTATTACATTCACATTATTATCATCTGAAAAACACCGTATTCAATATGGTGTGCCACTCACAATCGGTGTAGCTTTAGGTGCGTTAATAGGGATGAAGTTAGAACAACCTATTGTCTGTGTTCTCATAGGTATTGTTATTGCGTTACTGGTCGGTTACCTTTATGGTCGATTACGAGATTAAAAGGAGAAAATAATATGACAACACAAACACTGGCAATTATACTCATCGTTATTTTACTCATCAGCTTTATACCTAATGCCTATTTACTCTATAAAACAAATAAAGACGGTACACCGAATACACGTGTAAAACTTATGGTGGGTATTGATGCAATACTCGTAGTATTCCTTGTTACAGCACTCATATTACTCACTTAAAGTCAAAAGCCTTATGCTATGTTGAAATCTTATCAACAAGCATAAGGCTTTTTGTAACTGTAAGTACAAACATAACAATCGATTTCGGTTTATATATTTTTTCCATTAAAATATTGATTGATAAGTGTTGTTAAATCAATATCTTTCGCCGTTAATGACAAATGACTAAAATCACTCTTGTTCGTCATTGGATTTGTATTTACAATAACATCTAATCCTGCACGTATCGCAGCAGTAGCACCATTAACCGAATCTTCAATGGCCAAACAATAAGCTGGATTATGGTTTAAAGCTTGCACCGCTGTTAAGTATAAATCTGGCTCTGGTTTAACAGCTTCTACATCCTCTCTACCAATAATGACATCGACATATTCATTGAGCCCCAAAGCCTCAACTAACGGTTCAATGTCCTGACGCGCACTACTTGTCGCAATCGCCATGGGTATATGTCTCGTCTTTAATGCTTCCATAAGTGTTGCCACTCCCGGGCGATAAGGTAAATTTTGTGCAGTCTGATGATGGTACGCATAGATTTGTTGTACCTTGGGTTCACCTAGTAATTCAATAAGATGGTCATGTAAATCTAATGCACGACCACCAATATTAGCACGATAAAAATCAAACGTGACTAAAGGTTTATCCTCTAACGCCAAGAAGTGATTAATCGTTTCATATAAATGTTGTTCCGTATCAATAATTGTCCCATCAAAGTCAAAGATAACAGCTCGATATGTCATATAAACTATACTCCTTAATATTTACGCTTTAAATACTGCATAAGGTTCTGATGTTGCAAATTCATACATAATCCCATTTTGGCGATAATACAATGACTCAAACCATTTGCGATCAATAATACCCGAATGATTTCCAGGTAACGTATCATGTATGGTCATTATCTGTTGTAAATCCGTATGATTTTTAACTGCTAACGCATGATGATGAACAAAACCTCTACCCGGTCTTACAACATCTCCACTTTTTTCAACAACAACAATATCTGTATAATAACCTACTGCATCTAGTGTCAAAATTGTTGGATTTCCCTTTTTTTCTATATTATACCCTAGTACACATGTTAAATATTCAATTGTTGTTGTCTTATCTCGAACATGAATTTCAATAGGGCCTAACCCTAAAATCCGATGTTCAGATGCTATATTCGTAGATTGACACATTTCTAAAGGTAATGATGCTTGATTATTTGCAACCATCATTAAAGATAAATGGTCGGGATCATCAAATTGAAGTGTAGGTTGCCCTCGATATGTTCCATACGTTGTAGGTATATCATATTGGCGTAAACGTTCTGCAAAGTCATCTAAAGTACCTTCATCATCTACCAACAAACCAACACGTGCAATCATATCTGTCCCTTTACGCATTTGTCCTGCATGAGGTAATTCAAAAAAAGTGAGCAATGTTCCAACTGTACCTTGTGCATCTCCATAAAAAAGATGCACCATATCATGATTATCTTGATTGACCGTTTCTTTAACAAGTTTTAGACCCAACACTTCCTGATAAAAATGCTTATTTGCTATTTTATCCTTCGTATACATCGATACATGATGATGTCCCATAATATACGTCATATATTCACCTCCTACATAAAAAGTCACATTAAAGTATTTTATTTTTCAATAGCTTAAAATGCCATCGGTACGATAAATAAACAAATTACGCCCATAATAACAATTGCAATTGGAAAAGCAATCGTCTGAATAAACCTCACTTTGTTCAAAGGTAACTTCGAGTAAGCAAGCCATGTTTCCAATACAAA contains these protein-coding regions:
- a CDS encoding amino acid permease; the protein is MEDNQLHRGLSSRQIQMIALGGTIGVGLFMGASSTIAWTGPSVIFAYLLAGLFLFLVMRAMGEMVYLYPTTGSFANYATDYLHPVAGYVTAWANIFQWIVVGMSEVIAVGEYMKFWWPELPTWIPGIIVIVILTVANAVSVKAFGEFEFWFAMIKIVTIILMIVAGFGLIFFGLGNGGEPIGLSNLTEHGGFLPNGWLGFFFALSIVIGSYQGVELIGITAGETKDPQKNIKKAVNGVIWRILIFYIGAIFVIVTVYPWNELSDLGSPFVATFAKVGITIAAGLINFVVITAAMSGCNSGIFSSSRMIFTLAQHGQLPKVFTKVMRNGVPFYTVLAVSIGIFIGVILNVILPMLIQGSESIFVYVYSASILPGMIPWFMILFSHIQFRRKFPEKVENHPFKMPFAPFTNYLTIGFLVLVLVGMLINGETRVSVIIGFLFLGFMALFFFMRGYHKRDKKDLML
- the fdhF gene encoding formate dehydrogenase subunit alpha; its protein translation is MQEHLVLTLDGKEYLVEHGTNLLAFIKAQQTFVPSICYNESLGPIETCDTCAVEIDGKIERACGTIIDRPMVVNTQGEKVQASQKEALDRILEKHQLYCTVCDYNNGNCEIHNTMDRWGLEHQTYEYKPKPYEVDFGPFYRYDPNQCILCGRCVEVCQDVQVNETLTIDWEREQPRVIWDNDVSINESSCVGCGQCSTVCPCNAMMENNMVGNAGYMTDIEPGSLASMIDLTKKAETGYGPLFAISDSEAAMREERIKKTKTVCTYCGVGCSFEVWTKDREILKVQPSHDSPANKISTCVKGKFGWDYVNSEERLTKPLIRRNGQFEEVEWEEAIPYVAQRMQEIKDQHGPKALTFISSSKATNEESYLMQKLARQVIGTNNIDNCSRYCQAPATKGLFRTVGHGGDSGSIDDIGRAGMVITIGTNTAEAHPVIASRIKRSHKLFGQKLHVFDIRKHEMAQRADEFYQPNPGTDLVWLSAVTKYIIDNNLHDQAFIEQWVDHFDEYYQSLKPYTMAFAEETTGISQKRLVQLAHEIVSVDSVSICWAMGVTQQETGSDTSTAISNLLLVTGNYMKPGAGSYPLRGHNNVQGCSDFGSMPDKLPGYLNVTDDEARGWFEEAWGVQLPKEPGYDNHQMMDHIHAGDVHSMFILGEDTGIVDSNINYVQAALEKVDFLVVQDEFLTFTAEYADVILPASPSLEKDGTFTNTERRFQRLYQALEPLGDSKPDWQITQMIAKEMGFDWGYTHPSEIMDEASDLTPMFAGVKYHRLEGYNSLQWPVNADGTDSPLLFTEGFNFDNGKAKLFALDFNNFYKTHETYDLHVNNGRVLEHFHEGNMTYKVPGLKYKMPTAFVEISPELASERDIHEGAAVKLISETGEATGHVHITDRVKGKQIYLPLNDNSEAAINYLTSSVTDPETHTPAYKSTCCRMEVLSKRGKSPLNPTNFRNQQRNPQYSVQVEKKWGRPDYVFPGDQVMK
- a CDS encoding CPBP family intramembrane glutamic endopeptidase; protein product: MSNYRWKDIAWRDLSLIPILLASQFILAMVVLVIQDVYTPQWLAELDLLEATEVLAGVGSYCIVIFSFWLLHTKTMPIRFQLGIKGVRRYWLWIIGTYIVTMGLMQIYGEFMTFLPEQYQYDTTQNEAYIEQSLGWNALLPFNFLWIVILAPVVEEIVFRHFLIGELGKKFNFRIMAIVSAILFAGIHVTDAASPFEFVDYFILAVPMVWLYLKSGRNLGVTIGLHILNNFISFMLDII
- a CDS encoding inositol monophosphatase family protein yields the protein MTDEMLYQIDEAVIKWLDDEKQKIPALLKDMKTTTKTDRFDLVTNIDKAIEQSFEQFLMNTFPDHQLYGEEGHHEIAHLREGATWVLDPIDGTVNLVKQQDDFCIILALFYNGKPMLSYIYDYSRQHLFKARKGYGAYLNEQSLAPPQAYPLHESIISFNNKVMNDETIHDLLNHSFAYRLIGACGLDSAKVFTGQFGAHIHTNAKPWDIGAQFLFAEELGLKMTNFYREPIDFIQGGPFIISNPGCYEEVLALLLQKGGYQI
- a CDS encoding formate/nitrite transporter family protein, yielding MNNTNIKWDTIFYGRKWVSNIIETIQKKDVLQSFYFKRYLMRAMMAGFIISIISVFVLMVKTTFAPDVPLGVVNMVGSVTFSFALVLILFTNSELLTSNFMYFTVGLYYHLIPPIRVLNIFLLCFFGNIAGAFFFFGILRFSDVMSPDMIGMLEQMVHTKTVTYTFGNILVRAIFANFFINIALVIAMQIDDVLAKMFVMMFGVTIFAFMGFEHVVYNATLFVGHLYYNVSALHFGGVVKNIVAAFIGNYIGGGLIIGLFYAYLNDHGQFKIIKNSKRAKQYNHKAEMKS
- a CDS encoding VOC family protein: MTYIMGHHHVSMYTKDKIANKHFYQEVLGLKLVKETVNQDNHDMVHLFYGDAQGTVGTLLTFFELPHAGQMRKGTDMIARVGLLVDDEGTLDDFAERLRQYDIPTTYGTYRGQPTLQFDDPDHLSLMMVANNQASLPLEMCQSTNIASEHRILGLGPIEIHVRDKTTTIEYLTCVLGYNIEKKGNPTILTLDAVGYYTDIVVVEKSGDVVRPGRGFVHHHALAVKNHTDLQQIMTIHDTLPGNHSGIIDRKWFESLYYRQNGIMYEFATSEPYAVFKA
- a CDS encoding LCP family protein produces the protein MIWIILILFILAILALGYLGFKLFTVGGAIHNPLDRNHSELRSSEVNLNKGEPFTIALFGIDSDAQRTSAGGGERSDTIMLLSVNPDKKTTELVSIPRDTQAEIVGQGTTEKINHAYAYGGADMAVKTLEKLMDVPVDHYATVNMDGLQETIDTVGGIDVVSNATFTAQGHQFNEGQKEHLDGETAMAFIRSRKEDGAGGDFGRQERQQLVLQGLVNKLTGISSLTNFNSLMNQLGDNVQTDLTLSELNTIRSKYSDANENVNRHQLEGSDGIQDDGLYYFIPDSNSKAQITQQLRDNLGL
- a CDS encoding HAD family hydrolase, with product MTYRAVIFDFDGTIIDTEQHLYETINHFLALEDKPLVTFDFYRANIGGRALDLHDHLIELLGEPKVQQIYAYHHQTAQNLPYRPGVATLMEALKTRHIPMAIATSSARQDIEPLVEALGLNEYVDVIIGREDVEAVKPEPDLYLTAVQALNHNPAYCLAIEDSVNGATAAIRAGLDVIVNTNPMTNKSDFSHLSLTAKDIDLTTLINQYFNGKNI